The following are encoded together in the bacterium genome:
- the sufC gene encoding Fe-S cluster assembly ATPase SufC, producing the protein MSSNGDAVFSCRGLRVSVGDKEIVKGVDLEVRAGEKHALMGPNGSGKSTLASALMGHPGYRVEGEIYLGGERVDHLPPHERARRGMFLGFQYPVAVPGVSVANFLRAAVSARQGADVPVREFRRQMQAAFAELQVPKDFVSRYLNDGFSGGEKKRLEILQMLMLTPVFALLDETDSGLDIDALKVVAEGVNKAAGPATGVLMVTHYQRILNYMKPDRVHVFMDGRIVRAGGPELAHELEARGYDWIAREVGLEPAAAAAEGGRT; encoded by the coding sequence ATGAGCAGCAACGGCGACGCGGTCTTTTCCTGCCGCGGCCTGCGGGTCTCCGTGGGGGACAAGGAGATCGTCAAGGGCGTGGACCTCGAGGTCCGCGCCGGCGAGAAGCACGCCCTGATGGGGCCGAACGGTTCAGGCAAGTCCACGCTGGCGTCCGCCCTGATGGGCCACCCCGGCTACCGGGTCGAGGGCGAGATCTACCTGGGCGGCGAGCGGGTCGACCACCTGCCGCCGCACGAGCGGGCCCGGCGCGGCATGTTCCTGGGCTTCCAGTACCCCGTCGCGGTGCCCGGGGTGTCGGTGGCGAACTTCCTGCGCGCGGCCGTTTCGGCCCGCCAAGGCGCCGACGTGCCGGTGCGCGAGTTCCGCCGGCAGATGCAGGCGGCCTTCGCCGAGCTGCAGGTGCCGAAGGACTTCGTGTCCCGCTACCTGAACGACGGTTTCAGCGGCGGCGAGAAGAAGCGGCTGGAGATCCTGCAGATGCTCATGCTGACGCCGGTCTTCGCCCTGCTGGACGAGACCGACTCCGGCCTGGACATCGACGCCCTGAAGGTCGTCGCCGAGGGCGTCAACAAGGCGGCCGGCCCCGCGACCGGCGTGCTGATGGTCACGCACTACCAGCGCATCCTGAACTACATGAAGCCCGACCGGGTGCACGTCTTCATGGACGGGCGCATTGTGCGCGCCGGCGGGCCGGAGCTGGCCCACGAGCTGGAGGCCCGCGGCTACGACTGGATCGCCCGGGAAGTCGGCCTGGAGCCCGCGGCCGCCGCCGCCGAGGGGGGGCGCACGTGA